The sequence GTGGTCATCGATCCGGAATTGTCGAGCACCAGGGCAACTTCCAGCGTGTTCTTCAGCCGCACCTGGGAGGTGACGTTGAAGCTGATCCTCTGGTTCGCATCGGTCGCGGATTTGCCGACCATCTGGGCGAAGGCAGGATAGAAATAGGGCTTGTAGGCAAGCTGCGCCGTCATCGTGAGCAGGCCACCGCCGCTGGTGTTGCTCGGCAAAGTGACGTTGAGCGTCGTGCTGGCGGGATCGACATCGTTCAGGTTGGCATTGAAGAAATCGAGCGCATAGGCTCTCAACTGGTCGTCGGTCGCGCCTTCCGTCAGCCGGCGCGCCGTGGCGAAGTTGGCGGCATCGAGCGCATTCGTCACCATCTGCTTTTCGCGGTTCATTTCGGTGAAGTCGACCGCGATCGCCAGGCCGCCCATCAACGGCACCATCGCCACGACTGTCATAAGAGCATAGTTTCCGCGTCTGTCGCGGCGGAACTGGCGCCAGATTTCATGCATGTCTTGCAGCGGCCCCCGCCGGCGGATTCTCGATTTGACGCCAACTTTTCACAAAACGCTGAAGGACGGGTTTGGGAAACCGCTCTATTGCTTGGTTGGCGCTTCACCAACCGCTAACCAATGCGAGGGCAGCGGGCGCGATGCGGTTCAACACAAAACGCCCTGCTTAGTCAGGGGAACTTGCCGATCAACTGACGATGCGTGAAAGCTGGTGACAGCATGGATCGGTTCGGATAATTCGAACCCGCTGCGGCGAACCGTCCGGCCGGGGCACTCGCAACGCTCATATTGAAGGAAACGGCATGGCGGATTCGCCTGAAATCGTCGGCTCGCTCGAAGACGTCTCGAAAGCCTATTCGGCAATTCTTTGCGATGTCTGGGGCGTGGTGCACAATGGCGAATGGCATTTTCCCGCTGCCGCGGCGGCGCTGGCCAAGGCAAGGGCAGCCGGTATTCCCGTTGTCCTCATTACCAACTCGCCCCGCCGCAACACCGATGTCGTGGCTCAGATGAGCGCAATCGGCGTTCCGCCGTCAGCCTACGACCGTGTGGTGACCTCGGGCGACGTGACCCGTGACCTGATCGCGGAGGGGCCACGCAAGGTTTTCCACATCGGCGCCGACCGCGACCTGACCCTCTATGACGGCCTCGATGTCGATCTCGTCGAGGAATTCGAAGCCGCCGGCGTTGTCTGCACCGGGCTGTTCAATGACGAGGTCGAGAAGCCTGAGGATTATGCGGAAATGCTGCGCCGATTGCGGGCCAGAAACCTGCCGTTCATCTGCGCCAATCCCGATATCATGGTGGAGCGCGGCGAACGGATCATCTGGTGCGCCGGTGCCCTGGCGCGCGACTATGCCCAGCTCGGCGGCCGCACGCTGATCGCCGGAAAGCCCTATGCGCCCGTCTACGACGTTGCGATGAAGGAGGTGGCGGAGGTGCTTGGCCGGCCGGTTGAGCGTTCTCAGGTGTTGGCCATCGGCGACGGGATGATGACCGATGTGAAGGGCGCGGCCGACAATGGTTTCGACGTTCTCTATGTTTCCGGCGGCATTCATGCCCGCGACTACGGCGATGCATCCCGGCCGGACCCGGCAAAACTCGGGCTCTTCCTGGAACGGCACGGCTATCGTCCGGTGGCCGTCATGGTCAGACTGCAGTAGGTGGCAATGGTAGCCTTCCAGCATCTCTCGGCAACCGCGCCGCTGCCCGCCAACCTGCGTGGCGGCGTTGTCGCGATCGGCAATTTCGATGGCGTCCACCGTGGCCATCAGG is a genomic window of Mesorhizobium huakuii containing:
- a CDS encoding TIGR01459 family HAD-type hydrolase: MADSPEIVGSLEDVSKAYSAILCDVWGVVHNGEWHFPAAAAALAKARAAGIPVVLITNSPRRNTDVVAQMSAIGVPPSAYDRVVTSGDVTRDLIAEGPRKVFHIGADRDLTLYDGLDVDLVEEFEAAGVVCTGLFNDEVEKPEDYAEMLRRLRARNLPFICANPDIMVERGERIIWCAGALARDYAQLGGRTLIAGKPYAPVYDVAMKEVAEVLGRPVERSQVLAIGDGMMTDVKGAADNGFDVLYVSGGIHARDYGDASRPDPAKLGLFLERHGYRPVAVMVRLQ